A region of the Lycium barbarum isolate Lr01 chromosome 1, ASM1917538v2, whole genome shotgun sequence genome:
AAACTGTATTCCAAGCATACAAAGGAGTGGAGGGAAAACATAAAGAAAGAAATCAAAGTCTTTAAACATGAAAATTAATGCACAACTTTTGCTGAGAGGTTTGCACACACCGACGTAATAGGTAATAAGGTGGGATTAAAATCATAGTTGATTTCTTTTCATTTATCTATATCTAGACTAGAGAGGTAGAATTTCCATACTTGCACGGATAGGAGATAGCAAATATCAAACTAGTTCGGACACCACTATTAAAAAAATAATCCTACACTTTTGCTTAGAGGTTTAGGCAGTGGAGTGGCCACAAGTGAAGAAGGTTAGTTGAACACTCTTTATCAGAAAATTATATTGAATATGTGAaaaattatactatatatatCGATTAAAAATACTTTCCATACATTAATATTAAACCTTGAACACTCGTTACGGAAATTCTGGCTTCGCAAATGGGTATAGGTGTATTATTAGAAAAGGTTCTCCTTGCATTTTGGAGTAACTAATCCATTAAGCAAAAGGCAAGGGAAAAGCAAAAGCAGAGTAGAGCTAGTGgcaaggttaaaaaaaaaaaaaaaaaaaaaaacaggtgaCCCCATGTATCCAACCTTTTTCCACGCCGTGATTGATGGCAATATAATTCCAACATTTCTTATTTTTCACTCTTTTTTGAAGTGTCACAATTCACACTTGCCCAATTTTGGAGGGAACATGACCTTGAAGACTCAAGACCCACAAGCCATATGCAATAATCCCATCTTTTTCTTTTAGTCATTCTCAAGTTTCAACTACCACCACAACAAAGCAAAGCCACACACACACTGTGGAAAAAAGCAAAGTCAAATTTCTCAACACTTCATTAGCCTTTAGCTTTTCTGTTTTCCTTCAATGTCTTCACTTTAAACTTTATAAATACCTCCAAACACCTCTATTTTCCTTTCAAGAACACAACAAAAACCCATGGATTGGTTTTCTTGGCTGTCCAAAACAGAGCTAGAGCCATCTCTTGTTTACGAATATGGCTTAGCATTTGCTCATAACGAGCTTGAAAAAGACGATGTCCCTTACTTCAACCACGAATTCCTCCAAAGCATGGGCATTTCTATTGCCAAACACCGGCTAGAAATTCTCAAACTTGCCAAGAAAGAACGAGGAAACGTTCCAAATTCGATGTCGAAGTTTCTCATGGTAATGAAACGTACCAAGAAAcgtttttcaaaatattttaggACGTGGATTCGTCGCGAGGAATCAGCTCTTGCAATTGTGCCAAGAAGAAGTTACAGTTCAAGAGTTTGGAAGAGACCAAAAATGCTGAAGAGGAACAAGAGTGTTGTGGCACCAGCCAGGCAGAATAGTACTTTGTTGCTTACAAATGGTAGTCCAATATTCATGTCTAGTTCAAGAATTAATAGTTTCTCGAGTCCAATGGTTCATGATCTTCGTGGTGATCATGAGAAAATGGAGGTTGATTATGGTAACTATTGGGATTCCTCTGCAGTTGAAGAGATCAGGTGGGATTCAATGTTTCAGAATATGAAACCAACTTAAATTTCTCTTGCTTCTCTGTTTATTGTACTTAACTTGATTGGTGAGAGATGACTTTTTGGTTCTTCCACCAATctttttatttgtatttttaattttCAGGTTTGGTTTGGGTGTTTTAATTAGGAATTTTGGTCAGTACTTTTGTGTTAGTGATGGGATAAGCAGAAATCCACTAATTGTGTTGATTTGATGAGGATCTCTATCGGTCATGATATGGTCTCCATTATTTTAGATCTTTCTTACCATCTCTTTATCCAATTTCTAGCATTCCAAGAAGATTGGGACAAATTGTTTGTGTCATTCGAATCCAACTTCTATCATTAACTTTGGAAACATTAGTTTGAAGCAGGGTGAAAAAGTGATACACCAAAAGATTATCCATTTCATATTCAGCAGGAAATTTCTCCTGTATAGAAAAACACTCTGATGAAGAAATTATGCAGATCGTTTACTTCTAAAGTTTCATCTATCAATTTGTTTATTGTAAGCATAGTAATTATACGTATATCATTAAGGAATCAATTTCTACATATAAAATAAATAACTTAAATAATTTTAGAGTATCATAAGATACGATGATCGGtctctttaaccttttcaaattGTTTTCCTACTTTTGTCTTAATCAATAGTTTTAATACCTAGGTTGTGAGAAAACAGATTTTGATTGGCTTTTTCGTATCCTTGGTAGCACTGATACTAAGTTATTGATCTATAGTTTTAACTTTTATGCATTTGCCAGTGTAAAAGATATTTTACAAATAAGTGCGGTTCAAATTATTGTAACAAAATTACTTCCGGGTTACTAATCCACAACTGCTATTGACAGGCTGCAATTAACTTATAAGTACACATATGGATGAAGTGAGGGATTCGTCCATGACCTAATAATGTCAGCATACAATAAAATGCTTTTCATCCTAGGTTGCAATATTCTTAGGATACTCATGTATACCATTTCTTGAAAATACTCATAAATTACAAGAAAGGGAAGGGGAAAATGTTTTAAGTGCATCTCTTTGATCTGTGAACTAAAAAATCCAATAATATAAGAtttgaaagggggggggggggtaagaaaAGAAGAAACAGCTGACAAATTATCCAACACAAAATTCTGTATAGATAGTTAATAAAAAATTCCAGGGAACTGGAACAAAAATCACTCATGTTACAACTTAAAATTCTGGAATTCAACTTCCAAATCACCAAATCGCAGAAAAATATAAGATATCAAAAGGCTTAATACATATAGAGATCCTTAAACTTGTCACTCTTATATCAAAAGGCTTAATACATATAGAGATCCTTAAACTTGTCACAATTTTCTTCTCAGGCACTTGAACTGTGCATTATTCCTATTGAGCACCTAAACTACTAAAATAATGCGTCAATTGAACACTTTTTGCAAACATAGCATAGTGTGTGCACCACACCTCTTTTTGGAGTGTGAAAGGCATCAAAAAATGATCTTAATTTTCATTTTCCCCCTTCATCTCCTTCATTCTTCTTTCTACCATTGCTTGCTTTCTCTTTTTTAAAATATCAGTTTGACAAATAAAATTGACCAATAGACCAAACCATCAAAGAAAAATACACAAGAAAAACAAATAGGGCTTTTTTGACCACCAATCTCTCTCTTTCGTCCTCTTGCTGCATTTTCTGCCCACTGCCTCCTTCAATTTTAAGACCCCTACCACAGTTACCATACCATGAGACCAGAAATTCACAATCAATGTTTAGTGTGAAACATTGAGTTGTACTCACAATAACATCCACCACAATCGTCCGCGAAATTAGCATGATGAATACAACCAAACTACCTAGCAAGGACTTGACACCAAAAAATTATGAACAGTGACGATTTTTCATCTTTTACATTTTAATATTTCATTATTTTGTTAACTTTTTagtttaagcataacaaaactcCAGATTTTAAGTTATGAATCCCACAAATCCAAAtgattgtagttcaaaatatttacTATTGTTGGCTCCGAATTACCGCGAAAAA
Encoded here:
- the LOC132598860 gene encoding uncharacterized protein LOC132598860 codes for the protein MDWFSWLSKTELEPSLVYEYGLAFAHNELEKDDVPYFNHEFLQSMGISIAKHRLEILKLAKKERGNVPNSMSKFLMVMKRTKKRFSKYFRTWIRREESALAIVPRRSYSSRVWKRPKMLKRNKSVVAPARQNSTLLLTNGSPIFMSSSRINSFSSPMVHDLRGDHEKMEVDYGNYWDSSAVEEIRWDSMFQNMKPT